TGAACCGTCTCGGCTCCGGCCAGATCCAAACAAAGATGGCGGTGGTTGTGGAGGGTTTTAGAAAGATTTTCCGAAGGGGGCGCCAGAGGAGGGGTAGGGTATATATAGGTCGTTTTCCTTGGGGAGGAGGTAGGCCATGGGCTAGGGTTTGGTGATCGTgtgcgcggtggcggcggcgtgcGCGTGTTGAGCTTCTCTATTTCGTGTAGAGGAAGATGAAGACGAGGTGGACCCAGCGATCAGagggaaaacaaaaaaatgagggGGAGAGGGTTACGTGGGAGAGAGAGCACGAGGGAAAGGGGTGGCGGCGGCTCCTGGGAGTTGGGAGCGCTCGCCTGGGTAGCTCCCGTGCGAGCCTGGGCTCTGAAGCTCGACTGGCTCGGCTGGCCTGGCGGGCTTCTTTTTTTTGAATAACAGGGAGGAAAaaaatataggcatataatatatcaaaattttcagaaaaaaaaatcctAAATGATGAGCATTTTATCATGGTCAAATAAAATAGAGAAAAATTCAAATGAGGCAAACAGTGCTACTATtgaaataaaacccaataaaaaacatttttaaaatactaaaatgatttcaaatttatttttctccATTTTTATGCTGTAGGGAATCATTTTTCCCTAATTTCTatatattttgtttttggagaaaaataatttaaatataaaccaaaataactccaaattgaaagttGGTTTCAAATTAACTTCAAAGGGACTTTCagtttgattcttttaaacttcccactcatatttcatataatttgaagaagtcattttttcttctctcatgaaaatcattgagttgcataaagtttctgaatttgaaatattttcagatggaattcaaatcttttcaaaaacccttttcatttcaattggaagaagtcatatcattttcactctagggttttgtgatgaaatgaatttgaattcattgaGAACCAAAAAAGGCAAATGGAAAgtctgggaaagtcatttcattccctctcattcaactttcaaaagtttgaaatttcactcactttcagtcaatcaatcacacaacaatcaaacaaacaatcgtaAATATTTAtttagtataacattccaaattttagaattttgggatgttacattcatagttcttgtaatcccaagagcggttggaaaatcgacaaattgctatcttccgtagacgatagtcaccatgatcgtatttgaacgtacgtagatcatctgtgtgctcaacctcgggGCAGTctgtgatttttggaagtggaacccggtgacgagtgtacacattcacaagttcccactcacagttatacccaatataaacaacccaatctccatttgcgcctgcccaagccttaccctcaagcgatggcatcttaacatcacatgtatcattatcaagcggcatcaacttgcacaaggtgaggcttccgTCGTCCCCACGCCGGCGACCggcgtcatggcgaagaagataggggagatcaaaccgctcctgaacccttgggttctttgcaatgatgttatttgttGGTCGAGAATGGACTTGAATGAacttgccatgctagccgaggtgatgacgtcgcaccgatcaatgagttcctccacaacatcatcttttagatcggggcaagaataacagggtcgtttccggcctgttccctccatggagaagacgatcgaacaatggcagaaggaagggtgaaggcaaatggagggaggaagagcgtgcgacaacagttccaaatcgagagggaaaggcgaagaggcggtggacggttgccacggtacacgaagaggctagtggggagtgaacggttgccacagaggggTCACACACTGacaacaaggccgtcctctcagacctagcgcccgcgcgggatggcctccgtcccccacatgagcgaagccacttcgcaccccacacggttggtccgccaagccgctaagagcaagtactacaatcgtgggcttatagcctgcttacatggcaattttgcctatgtggaggagagagacatgaaggattcctgcaacaaggacaagcgtgcctggcactcggcctggatgaagaaactcgacaaagctcacgtcgtgtacgcggccaaggagacaTACACGTGCTACGACatatacaggcggatcgttgacatgaggaagtgcctccttccccaaaacggccagggatccagccggaagcagagcaatggcaagcgtcgtcgcaataagaagtagatgattagatcctcgttttttctaatttagtatgcatgtaattgcttatttTGGGGTgtgaaaatgttatgtgtgtagtcacttgtgtaattatatgcttaatttggttatgcaatattgtctttttaagtatattagTTGACTCGTTGcgtcaaatggcgcagagaccccctaaagacatgttgtcgatgaaaatagtttcattttgcaaggACATATTGTAGTAGAAAGCCCATGTATCAAAAATGATATATTGAAAATATGTTTATCATGCTGAGAAATTTGAGCTTGAAAAAAAAAACATATTTGTATAACATGTATAGAAAGCATTTTTAGTTGAAAATATGGTTATTACGCTGAGAGATCTGAGATTGAGAAAACAACATATTTGTATAAGAACGTCACATGGCAGAATGACCCAGTGGCAACATGTAGTGCTAAATGTTAATTACAAATCTGTAGGTTTGGGCAATCTTCTCATTTTTCTAAGTTTTGAAATTGCCAATATACTGGTATGCTTTCCTGATTCTTGATTACATACATCACTGACATGAAGCAACAAATCAACACATTAGCTGATCCAACAAAATAGGGAAACTGTAAACCACATTCTTTGGTCTATACTTCCCATGCTTGAGCCGTAAAACATTTTTGCCTTTTTTCCGAAGCGTGGGCAGCATGACCGTAAATGTTGACCCTTCATTCTCTTTGCTAAGCGGTGAGAGTACCACCCAATAGATGCTTCCATTTATCTGTTAGGGCTGCAAAAAAATAGTCATGTACAGTTAACTTCAAATTATATTAAGTTGCACTCTCACATCTTTAAAAGCATTCTGGAAAATTAAGAGTATGTAACATTATAAGATTGCATTAAAAATTTAATAGCCGCAGCTATAAGCAAATTTCAGAAAGACTCCAAGTTCAGTAAGTGACAACTGAAGACCGTAATAATCAACAATTGTAAACACCTAGCATAATTTGATAATTTAGGAGTGGATACCGACTGGACGCATAACATAACTTGATTACAATACAAACATCTGCTATGCATGAGCATCACAAGCCTGTCAAGCTTGAAACCAAGTTTGCGTCTCATCCTTGAATTGTGCCGCTGTAATTGACCAGCGATCACAATATTAGGTCACACCGTGATTTATTCAAGAAGGCTTACTGTGAATTGTAAGGAAATGAAATAAAAACCAGATACCAAATTGTTGCAGATGCACTCATGGGATAAACTCCGAAGCATAAAAGTAGTCAGCAGATgaaattagaaaaaacaatacaatTAGACTCACTTGATATGTTGCAGGTTAGACTCAAATCTGAGACACGCAAAATTAAGGTGTGATTTGACTGTATACAGATTATGCCCAAACACAATTGCTTGTTTTTGGACGAACAAAAGAGGGAAACTATTGCTACAGAAGATAGAATGAAGAAACCTCATCATGGGCATACCTTCAAATAATATATAGAATGTTTGGaaacatatttagacattaagaatAATGTTGGCCTACTTTAAAAATGTTGCTATGGTGGGTAGATGGCCTGACCCACTTGCATCCCTGAATCATATGCAAAACTACCTTTTACTGGCACGTCCGTGGCTATAAAATATAAAAGACTGGCAATAAGATTGTCTACCACTCCTATGGATGATTCCCTTTCTACCATGCTTTGGTCAAGTCTAAATGCTTAAACTGTTCTGCTATCCTAAAACCAAAAGGTAACATCTCAAATAGTGTTGTTTCTTTAAAATGAATCTGGGTTAGAGTATAGTACCCTTTCTTGAAGGGTATCATTGGCAGCCTTCAGTATGcattcctgcaaaacattggcacaAAAAGACACTGATGAAGGGAATTGTTGTGCTCATCTTTCTACAAGTTCAAGAAatctcattagagaaataaaatttCATGTGGAGCGAACCTTGGTCTTGAGCATCTTAATCTCCCTAAATATAATCCGCATCTGCTCAACATAAAGGGGCAGTGTATCAAAAGTAATAAGTTCTGAAAACACATCTGTTCtgaacacacacacactccccgccACCGCTGCCTCAAGTCTCCTCGAGCTGCCATTCTTTCCTCAATAACGGACAACTCCAGCCGCCTCCCTGCTCGACGGTGACTGCTCTAGCCCTCCTCTCCCTGTGATGGATGGAGGCACAGATCCGCGCGAAGCAGCCGTTATGGGGTAAACAAGGAGAACAACAACTAAGGTAGGGGGCGGGTACTCACAGGCACATCATGATGAGCACCGTCCNNNNNNNNNNNNNNNNNNNNNNNNNNNNNNNNNNNNNNNNNNNNNNNNNNNNNNNNNNNNNNNNNNNNNNNNNNNNNNNNNNNNNNNNNNNNNNNNNNNNNNNNNNNNNNNNNNNNNNNNNNNNNNNNNNNNNNNNNNNNNNNNNNNNNNNNNNNNNNNNNNNNNNNNNNNNNNNNNNNNNNNNNNNNNNNNNNNNNNNNNNNNNNNNNNNNNNNNNNNNNNNNNNNNNNNNNNNNNNNNNNNNNNNNNNNNNNNNNNNNNNNNNNNNNNNNNNNNNNNNNNNNNNNNNNNNNNNNNNNNNNNNNNNNNNNNNNNNNNNNNNNNNNNNNNNNNNNNNNNNNNNNNNNNNNNNNNNNNNNNNNNNNNNNNNNNNGGGTACCGAACAAGGACCAGCAGGTGGATGATGGCGAGAAAACATGGCAAAGTTTGTGTTTTTAGAAATTGATTCTGAACCTACTATGCACACAGAAACCAGAAACTGGGAATAAAAACAGTTTGTACACTAAAGGAAGAAAATAGCGGAGACAAAAAAGCATTGCAGGCATCACGTCAGCTCAAGAATTTTTATATACTGATCAAGAATTGGCAAATCGATACACTGACTCACATTACTGGGTAGACCTACAGAAACAATAAAATGCTACTTGGATGGGCTTCAACTAAAAAGAAATAACTTCTAATTTCCTAACACAAAAATATATTAGAACACCacttttttgtactatttttgtACTCAAACACAAAACTAACTAAATTTAATTTCAGAAAACAACTGAATATAAGAGCACCACTTGTCAGAATCACTAATAGTTCTGGGTTGGCTTCAAATCACTACCATCATTATGCCACACAGGATAAAATGGCATTTAGTTGTGCATCAGTTAATATGTATACTCAAAAATAAAAGCGTCTGACTTGTAATTTCAGAAAAAAAAAACTGAATATCAAAATATCACTTCAAGCAGcaccaaagaaagaaaacaaattaCAAAAGGAAGAAAATAGCATACAAACGTAACATCTCACAATAGGAATCAGAAAGAGTACATTCttgaaaaaatatatatatatgattCCGTCAGTTTTTTAGAGATTTGGAtttctatttttttgttattgttatcCACATAGAACTTGAGCACTCACCTAAGCTCTCTCCAACCCTAGAACATTTAGTAATGCAGTCCAATATCTGCAAAAATATTAAGAAGAATATTAACTTACAATTTCATGGTTCTTGATGGACAAAAAGAATCAAGTATAGAAAAAGAGAGGAGGTAAAGACAAACCATGAACCACCACCAGATCCTTGCTCCTGCTGCTACGGTCCGCTCTTGATCCACTCCTGATGATGCACCGACGCCCTCATCCCCGAGACGAAGGGGCAAATAAGAGAGAAGACAGAGAGAGGAGGTACCAGCATCTCGGCCACCATGTGGCACGGACGAGCCATGTCGAGGTGTGCAGGAGGGTTCCTGGGGTGGCGTCGCCATGGACGCTGATGCCGCCTCCGACTTCCTTCTCCATCACCTCCAGCGCATCTCCCTCCTGCTCGTGACCTTTGCGCCCCACGCATGCTGGCCGGCCCACTTCGCCCCTCTGGAATGCCAAGGCGCTGCCCGATCCATCCACGACGCTGACGAGGCGCCGCCCAGGACCGGCCTTGAAACCGTCGATGTGTTGGCCACCATGCGGCTCGGACGAGGCATGCCGCCTGGCGCGGCTGCTGTTCCCCTTCTCCCGGGATCTAAGAACTAGCGGCGCGGTGATCTTCGTCGGAGTGGCAGCATCAGAAaccgagaggaggcggcggcggcggtagtaGATCAAGAGAGATTGGAGAGAGGGAAGGGAAACTGGAGGCGACCAGGGCTCGCGAGATATTTTGCCAACCCATCCTCTCTCCGCCGCAGACGAAGGTGAGGCATGCACGACTCGCACACGATGCATCTGTCAGCTAGGCCCCACGCGCACATGCATCGGTCAGCCCTGCCTCTCTCTCCATATGAAGACGAGACGCAACGCACCACACACGAATGACAGACAAATGGGACCAGATCGAAACAGAGCCCACCTGCAGTGAAAGAAACGGGCGCGCACACAGGAAAGGAAACCATGCGCGGCTGCCGCAGGCTCTCCCGAAACGGTTGACCCAGCCAACCAGTACGCTGCGAGAGCCCACCAGTCATTGGCCAATGCGAGCTTACCGCGCGGTGAAAACGAAAAGCGAAGATCCAGCAACTGAAACGAAGCAGAAGACCGAATTGACCATGATCTAACGGCCAACGAAGGAATTGATCGAGGGAGCCTTCTCCATGCATGTTGGCTAGCCTCATTATTGTTTTAAATATGTTGATgcgctgtagacagagcaaatcacatcgcagatggactaaacaatggaaccggcggtgatgatttcatcaatcactggcaattgtataccagcaatcgtttgctcacaacacacatgacTTGTTAACATGAAGCATTTGTGTTGTTATCGGGTCTTTCCATACATTTATGATTATAGACATGTTtgtcacgtatcacacacatcttgttaagttgaaccgtttctgttctcttggctcaacgcaaacagttcattcgagtgaactgtatgccctatatcacacacaccttcatctggttgacCATTTCtggtgttccgcctcatcacaaacagttcatccgagtggaccGTATGCTCTAcgtcgcacatgccttcatctggcagCTCGTTTATTTTGTtcatcctcatcgcaaacagttaattgaactgaaccgtatcccctgaatcgcacacgcaaccaaaatttgaaccgtgtttgatgcatccgtcatcgcatttgcaccttttttgacgtttttttacaccaccgtttgcgattattgcatcacacacggttTCGTCGAAGAGTCTCTGATCGTAgtctcgcattagcagcatcctgtagtagtgcatgttcatgaccattgttgctctctagatggacgcttctcaacctatttgctagccttcgcctgtactaagtgggaattctgcttgtgcattaaaaacctgaaacccaagttattccagatgagtccaccatacctacctatatgcggtattaccctaccatcctaagtaaatttgcatgtgccacctctaaaaacttcaaataaatatcctttttgtgtgcctggattgtttatagagcgacaggaggtagtcggtatcttccatgctaagcaggttattctcaagatgagtgtttattcactcaccattgcaCGAGAAAGGGCAGTAATatggatttgatacgtctccaacgtatctataatttttgattgttctatgctattatattaccccttttggatatttatgggcttcattttacacatttatattatttttgggactaacctactaaccagaggctcagcccgtattgctgtttttttgcctatttcagtatttcaaagaaaaggaatatcaaacggagtccaaacggaatgaaaccttcgggagcgtgatttttggaacgaacgtgatccagaggacttacagtgcaagtcaagaagcagccgaggcctccacgaaatAGGAGGGcgtcccccccccctatagggcgcgccgccctatctcgtgggcccctcgggcgaccaccgacgtactttttcctcctatataagcctacgtaccccgaaaacatccagggagccaacgaaacacaatttccacggctgtaaccttctgtatccgcgagatctcatcttggagccttcgccggcactctgccggagggggagtcgaccatggagggcttctacatcaacaccatagccccttcgatgagttgtgaatagtttaccacagacctacgggtccatagttattagctagatgacttcttctctctttttggatctcaatacaatgttctccccctctcttgtggagatctattcgatgtaaactctttttgcggtgtgtttgtcgagatccgatgaattgtgggtttatgatcaagtttatctatgaataatatttgaatcttctctgaattcttttatgtatgattgagttatctttgcaagtctcttcgaattatcagtttggtttggcctactaaattgatctttcttgccatgggagaagtgcttagctttggattcaatcttgcggtgtcctttcccagtgacagcaggggtagcaaggcacgtattgtattgttgccatcgagaataaaaagatggggtttatatcatattgcttgagtttatccctctacatcatgtcatcttgcttaaggtgttactctgttcttatgaacttaatactctagatacaggcaggagtcggtcgacgtgtggagtaatagtagtagatgcaggcaggagtcggtctacttgttgcggacgtgatgcctatatacatgatcatgcctagataatctcataattattcgcttttctattaattgctcgacagtaatttgttcacccaccgtaatacttatgctatcttgatagaagccactagtgaaacctatggcccctgggtctatctcttatcatatttgcttccaatctacttttatttgcatctttactttttgcatctatattataaaataccaaaaatatatttatcttatcatactatctctattagatctcactttcgcaagtggccgtgaagggattgacaacccctttattgcgttggttgcgagttctttgtttgtttgtgtaggtgcgtgggacttttgaggagcctcctactggattgataccttggttctcaaaaactgagggaaatacttacgctactattgttgcatcacccttcctcttcgaggaaaactaacgcaagctcaagacgtagcaagaaggatttctggcgccgttgccggggaggtcttcgctcaagtcaagacataccaagtacccatcacaaacccatctccctcgcatttacattatttgccatttgcctctcgttttcctctcccccacttcacccttgccattttattcgccctctctttcccaatctcctcttctctttttcgcttgccttttttctgtttgcttgtgtgttggattacttgttgccatggcgcaagataataccaaattgtgtgatttctcgaataccaataataatgatttccttagtactctgattgctcctcttaatgatgttgagtcttgtgatatcaatactgctttgctgaatcttgttatgaaagatcaattcaccgaccttcctagtgaagatgccgctacccatctaaacaactttgttgatttgtgtgatatgcaaaagaagaaagatacgtataacaatattgttaaattgaagttattttcattttcagttagagatcatgctaaagtttggttttcgtctttgcctaaaaatagtattgattcttggaacaagtgcaaagatgcttttatctttaagtattttcctcccgctaaaattatcactcttaggaacgatattttcCTTCCGCTAAAattatcccaatgatatgcctttgtcttccttgattgagaataataatgaatctatggatgtgaattttgttggtaggaatagttttggaaacaatgcttatagaggaaattttaatgctagaccgttccctaataatccctctaataattagggaaattcctacaataattcttatggtaattttaataagatgccctctgattttgagaatagtgtgacagaatttatgatttctcaaaagaattttaatgctttgcttgaagaaaaattgctcaaagttgatgatttggctaggaacgttgatagactttcgcttgatgttaattgtcttaaacttggatcttctcctcctaagcatgatatcaatgagtctctcaaagccatgagaatttccattgatgagtgcaaggaaagaaccgctagattgcgtgctaaagattgctttgtaaagcgtgttcttctagtttccatgaaaataatgatgaggatcttaaagttattgatgcgtctcctattagatctatattttgcaatatgaatcttgataattatgggactgatgatgagtcaactttacctagaaggcatcccaagaatttggagtttttagatcttgatgctaaatttggtaaaagtgggattggagaggtcacaactttaaatagcattgaacccacaatttcggatttcaaggaatttgattatgataattgttctttagaaggttgtatttccttgttgcaattcgttgttaattctcctcatgcttatagtcaaaataaagcttttaccaaacatattgttgatgccttgatgcaatcttatgatgaaaaacttaatttggaagtttctatacctagaaaacttaatgatgagtgggaacctactataaatattataattaaagatcacgagtgttttgctttgtgtgattcgggtgctagtgttttcacgattccgaaaactttatgtgatattctaggtttccatgatcttgattattgctctttaaatttgcaccttgcggattccaccattaaaaagccaatgggaagaatcaatgatgttctcattgttgcaaataaaaatttggtgcccgtagattttatcgttcttgatatagattgcaatctttcttgccctattattcttggtagacctttccttagaacgattggcgcgattattgatatgaaggaagggaatattagattccaatttccattaaagaaaggcatggagcacttccgAAGAaaaaaagtcaaattaccttatgaatctatcatgcgggctacttatgaatttagtgccaaagatggcactcgttagatctatcttcgcttttatgcctagctaggggcgttaaacgatagcgctagttgcaaggcaacccaattttatttgtgttttttgtttttgttcctatttagtaataaatcttgcttctaccttctgtttatatgtgttttatcttttaattagtgtttgtgccaagtagaacctataggataatctatgatgatagttgatttgattctgctgaaaaacagaaactttgcacgcacgaatttacttttgttaaatcacagaaatgtgcttttgcgttgattatttttgctgatgatcaataaccaaattgtccaggacttccaatTTTGTTAGgacttttagagttccagaagtgtgcgttagttacagatttctacagaatgttctctttttgatagattctgtttttcgtgtgttgtttgcttatttcgatgcatctatggctagtaaattagttcataaaccatagagaagtttcctatagtagttttaacaccaaaataaataaagaatgagttcattacagtaccttatgtggtggttttgttttctttcactaacggagcttataagatttcctgttgagttttgtgttgtgaagtttttaagttttgggtaaagcttttatggactatggaataaggagtggcaagagcctaagcttggggatgcccaaggaaccccaagatattcaagaatagccaaaagcctaagcttggggatgccccgggaaggcatcccctctatcgtcttcgttcattggtaactttacttggagctatatttttattc
Above is a window of Triticum dicoccoides isolate Atlit2015 ecotype Zavitan chromosome 5B, WEW_v2.0, whole genome shotgun sequence DNA encoding:
- the LOC119308014 gene encoding uncharacterized protein LOC119308014, with amino-acid sequence MHRVRVVHASPSSAAERGWVGKISREPWSPPVSLPSLQSLLIYYRRRRLLSVSDAATPTKITAPLVLRSREKGNSSRARRHASSEPHGGQHIDGFKAGPGRRLVSVVDGSGSALAFQRGEVGRPACVGRKGHEQEGDALEVMEKEVGGGISVHGDATPGTLLHTSTWLVRATWWPRCWSGSRADRSSRSKDLVVVHDIGLHY